A region of Sandaracinaceae bacterium DNA encodes the following proteins:
- a CDS encoding MotA/TolQ/ExbB proton channel family protein, producing the protein MDIQERLTAFAMLGAEWVMWLLVVLSVIVLAIVLERAYYLIATRDDVDALKKSLLDRLRGDDVEGAKKRLKASRSFEARIALAGLEGADDGAASAEEKMSGESGLAKLAMERNLAFVGTVGNNAPFVGLLGTVIGIIRAFHELETSGGQVSSGLMSEIGEALVATAIGLLVALPAVAFFNLFQRSIRARLARGNALGSEVLAYLKSEPVPAGGPFRTKGKVKKSSAKTDDTSSDAEDEG; encoded by the coding sequence GTGGACATTCAGGAACGGCTGACAGCGTTTGCGATGCTCGGCGCCGAGTGGGTCATGTGGCTCCTCGTGGTGCTGTCGGTGATCGTGCTCGCCATCGTGCTCGAGCGCGCGTACTACCTCATCGCCACGCGCGACGACGTCGACGCCCTCAAGAAGTCCCTGCTGGACCGCCTGCGCGGCGACGACGTCGAGGGCGCGAAGAAGCGCCTCAAGGCGAGCCGCTCGTTCGAGGCCCGCATCGCCCTCGCCGGCCTCGAGGGGGCCGATGACGGCGCCGCGAGCGCCGAGGAGAAGATGTCCGGCGAGTCCGGGCTCGCGAAGCTCGCGATGGAGCGCAACCTCGCCTTCGTCGGCACCGTCGGCAACAACGCCCCGTTCGTGGGGCTGCTCGGCACCGTCATCGGGATCATCCGCGCCTTCCACGAGCTGGAGACGAGCGGCGGGCAGGTCTCGAGCGGCCTGATGAGCGAGATCGGCGAGGCGCTCGTCGCCACCGCGATCGGCCTCCTGGTGGCCCTCCCGGCCGTCGCCTTCTTCAACCTCTTCCAGCGCTCCATCCGAGCCCGGCTGGCCCGCGGCAACGCGCTGGGCAGCGAGGTGCTCGCCTACCTCAAGAGCGAGCCGGTGCCGGCGGGGGGCCCGTTCCGCACCAAGGGCAAGGTCAAGAAGTCGAGCGCCAAGACCGACGACACGTCGTCCGACGCGGAAGACGAGGGCTGA
- a CDS encoding energy transducer TonB, which produces MRFYLTLAISLALHAAMAFGMVVVLPMLDVFEPPAPLMVEMVTLEPEPEPELAPPAEPEPAEPEVVEPEPVVEPERVVQRDPTPVPPQAPDEPPPPDAPPPAEEAIADFTGETLTNDQGASWNSATGNGAVMEGPIGQPNATVTGRRREGARGGAIGGTGDGEPGPRTVAVGNLSRSPGAPLGRLRQLLRQNVPRRAEELGLEGDARVRIRVRADGRVVTLAVLSEDHDGFGEACRRTIRAAGRWEPPLDRNGEAVDTVTTFRCTFESDF; this is translated from the coding sequence GTGCGGTTCTATCTCACGCTCGCGATCAGCCTCGCGCTCCACGCCGCCATGGCCTTCGGCATGGTGGTCGTGCTGCCGATGCTCGACGTCTTCGAGCCCCCGGCGCCGCTGATGGTGGAGATGGTGACCCTCGAGCCGGAGCCCGAGCCGGAGCTCGCGCCGCCCGCCGAGCCGGAGCCGGCCGAGCCAGAGGTCGTCGAGCCGGAGCCCGTGGTCGAGCCCGAGCGCGTCGTGCAGCGCGACCCCACCCCCGTCCCGCCGCAGGCGCCCGACGAGCCGCCGCCCCCGGACGCGCCGCCGCCGGCCGAGGAGGCGATCGCCGACTTCACCGGCGAGACGCTGACCAACGATCAGGGCGCGTCCTGGAACAGCGCGACGGGCAACGGCGCCGTGATGGAGGGCCCCATCGGGCAGCCCAACGCGACCGTGACGGGGCGCCGCCGTGAAGGGGCGCGGGGCGGCGCGATCGGCGGAACGGGGGATGGTGAGCCCGGCCCGCGCACCGTCGCGGTGGGCAATCTCTCTCGCTCTCCGGGCGCGCCCCTGGGCCGCCTGCGGCAGCTGCTCCGCCAGAACGTGCCTCGACGCGCCGAGGAGCTCGGCCTCGAGGGCGACGCCCGCGTGCGCATCCGCGTCCGCGCCGACGGCCGGGTGGTGACCCTCGCCGTGCTCAGCGAAGATCACGACGGGTTCGGCGAGGCCTGCCGCAGGACGATCCGCGCGGCCGGCCGCTGGGAGCCGCCGCTGGATCGCAACGGAGAGGCGGTGGACACGGTGACCACGTTCCGCTGCACCTTCGAGAGCGACTTCTGA
- a CDS encoding biopolymer transporter ExbD has product MAGGANFDGDDDIITDINVTPLVDIVLVLLIILMVTASYIVSKSIPMDLPNADTGDESPPRTLTVSVDEGGQLYLDAEEIEWADLRSRARAFASSESEPRAVIAADRRVSHGEFIRIVDTLRAAGITRYAINVNPAELDAE; this is encoded by the coding sequence ATGGCAGGCGGCGCCAACTTCGACGGTGACGACGACATCATCACCGACATCAACGTCACCCCGTTGGTGGACATCGTCCTGGTGCTGCTGATCATTCTCATGGTCACCGCCAGCTACATCGTCTCCAAGAGCATCCCGATGGACCTGCCCAACGCGGACACCGGGGACGAGTCCCCTCCGCGCACGCTGACCGTTTCGGTCGACGAGGGGGGGCAGCTCTACCTCGACGCCGAGGAGATCGAGTGGGCGGACCTGCGGAGCCGCGCGCGCGCCTTCGCGAGCTCGGAGTCCGAGCCCCGGGCCGTCATCGCGGCCGACCGACGGGTCAGCCACGGCGAGTTCATCCGGATCGTCGACACGCTCCGCGCGGCCGGCATCACCCGCTACGCGATCAACGTGAACCCCGCGGAGCTGGACGCGGAGTGA